One Bombus fervidus isolate BK054 chromosome 5, iyBomFerv1, whole genome shotgun sequence DNA window includes the following coding sequences:
- the LOC139987424 gene encoding uncharacterized protein, translating into MCDGIQVYGEGYFQASSYGVGSRQRNSEKGNFSNVNGCVLSVCSMRNSLLWPYKTIFMFEPENQLARRNDWQQQQQQQQQQQQQQQLRQAGNSDIRERSFVCVDCGKAYAVHRSLWRHLKFECVNAKPKLACDACPYKSPHKWCIENHKKRHHSNVCN; encoded by the exons ATGTGCGATGGAATTCAAGTATATGGCGAAGGTTATTTTCAGGCTTCTTCGTATGGAGTGGGGTCGCGTCAACGTAACAGCGAGAAAGGAAATTTCTCGAATGTCAACGGATGCGTGTTATCTGTGTGTTCGATGAGAAATT CATTGTTATGGCCTTACAAGACCATCTTTATGTTCGAGCCAGAAAACCAACTCGCTCGAAGGAACGATTggcaacaacagcagcagcagcaacaacaacaacaacaacaacaacaacttCGTCAAGCTGGCAATTCGGATATTCGAGAGAGGAGTTTCGTTTGCGTGGACTGCGGCAAGGCGTACGCGGTTCACAGGTCGCTCTGGAGACACCTAAAATTCGAATGCGTCAATGCCAAGCCGAAATTGGCGTGCGATGCCTGCCCCTATAAAAGTCCTCACAAGTGGTGTATAGAGAATCACAAAAAGAGACATCACAGCAACGTTTGCAATTGA